The Cerasicoccus sp. TK19100 genome window below encodes:
- a CDS encoding chloride channel protein has translation MATGETENEETIDWRKALFTREAWWGYLVVALGGLAAGLGAMYFCGVELFVGGYVRDWNNEQPWLAFLVMPAFLILIIYLRDNFFCGTDGTGIPQTIAALKLRDGVARDAVLSMRIAVGKLILTTLGLLAYLSIGREGPSVQLGACFMRCCNRFAHFPAHLVQRGLILAGGAAGIAAAFNAPIAGVVFAMEEIGRRFDKNNMGTLVRTVILACVVCTIFMGNYYFYGDLDHDRDPLMFDSIGQWLIVPVIAIVGGLLGGLFSRTLLICMPHVGRAMKKNFVITAGLIGLSCACLAWFTEGGTLGSGYAQAQALLLQGSPEYLETLTPHHQDILAEAKDHVTPFYFLWRALATFLVLLTAIPGGLFDPSFSVGAGMGHTLFPMFAWSGATEQSVILLFIVAYFSGVVQSPMTSFIILLEMTGVTMFALPLAMTAMLAYEVSRLVCRTALYEALAFNFLKNATCAPEEPKTSEKPAL, from the coding sequence ATGGCGACAGGGGAAACGGAAAACGAAGAAACAATAGATTGGCGCAAAGCGTTGTTTACGCGAGAGGCCTGGTGGGGCTACCTCGTTGTCGCCTTGGGCGGCTTAGCGGCTGGCTTGGGGGCCATGTATTTTTGTGGGGTGGAGCTGTTTGTCGGCGGCTACGTGCGCGACTGGAATAACGAGCAGCCCTGGCTGGCGTTTTTGGTGATGCCGGCCTTCCTGATTTTAATCATCTACCTGCGCGATAATTTTTTCTGCGGGACGGACGGGACTGGTATTCCGCAGACCATTGCCGCGCTGAAGTTGCGCGACGGGGTGGCGCGCGACGCTGTGCTCTCCATGCGCATTGCCGTCGGTAAGCTGATCCTGACGACGCTTGGGCTGCTAGCCTATTTATCCATTGGCCGTGAGGGGCCCTCGGTGCAGCTTGGGGCGTGCTTCATGCGCTGCTGCAATCGCTTCGCGCATTTTCCGGCGCACCTCGTGCAGCGCGGGTTGATCCTGGCCGGTGGCGCGGCGGGCATTGCGGCGGCCTTTAACGCGCCGATCGCGGGCGTGGTCTTTGCAATGGAGGAGATTGGCCGGCGTTTTGATAAAAACAACATGGGCACGCTGGTGCGCACGGTGATCCTGGCTTGTGTGGTTTGCACCATATTCATGGGCAATTACTATTTTTACGGTGATCTCGACCACGACCGCGATCCACTGATGTTTGATTCCATTGGACAATGGTTGATTGTTCCGGTGATTGCGATTGTTGGCGGTTTGCTGGGCGGATTATTTTCGCGCACACTGCTGATTTGCATGCCGCATGTCGGGCGGGCGATGAAGAAAAACTTCGTCATTACGGCGGGGCTGATTGGCCTTAGCTGCGCTTGTCTGGCTTGGTTTACCGAGGGCGGCACGCTGGGTAGTGGCTATGCCCAGGCGCAGGCATTGCTCCTGCAGGGTAGCCCGGAATACCTGGAAACGCTCACGCCGCACCATCAGGACATCCTGGCCGAGGCCAAGGACCACGTTACCCCGTTTTATTTCCTCTGGCGCGCGCTGGCGACTTTCCTGGTGCTGCTGACGGCGATTCCCGGTGGTTTATTTGATCCATCCTTCTCGGTAGGTGCGGGCATGGGGCACACGCTGTTTCCGATGTTTGCCTGGTCGGGAGCGACGGAGCAGTCGGTGATACTGCTCTTCATTGTGGCTTATTTTTCCGGGGTGGTGCAGAGCCCGATGACGTCGTTTATCATTCTGCTCGAAATGACCGGGGTTACGATGTTTGCGCTGCCACTGGCAATGACGGCCATGCTCGCCTACGAAGTTTCCCGGCTGGTCTGCCGAACAGCGCTCTACGAGGCGCTGGCGTTTAACTTCCTCAAAAACGCGACCTGCGCGCCCGAGGAACCGAAGACGTCGGAGAAACCGGCGCTATGA
- a CDS encoding CopG family ribbon-helix-helix protein, whose amino-acid sequence MPRKSTNSTKTKGKTATKRAPGKTQISISLPADLIERIDKLAAAENRNRSNFIATALDRVTE is encoded by the coding sequence ATGCCTAGAAAATCGACCAACAGCACCAAGACCAAAGGCAAAACCGCAACGAAACGCGCACCTGGCAAGACACAGATCTCGATCTCTCTTCCAGCTGACCTCATCGAGCGTATTGACAAGCTCGCCGCTGCGGAAAATCGCAATCGATCCAATTTCATTGCGACTGCATTGGATCGGGTCACCGAATAA
- a CDS encoding Hsp20/alpha crystallin family protein: MHVIKYDNFWNDPFAEMDRIFDRTVGNSRFAGLFDNANTGRSFRVDVYDDNNEAYQVVAELPGVAKEDVDIQLENGVLTISAKRHIKQDDKEQTAQYRRSLTINDDINADKVTAKLEDGILTVSLPKAEARKPKAITVS; encoded by the coding sequence ATGCATGTAATCAAGTATGACAACTTCTGGAATGATCCGTTTGCTGAAATGGATCGCATCTTCGACCGCACCGTTGGCAACAGCCGCTTTGCCGGTCTTTTCGATAACGCCAACACCGGGCGTAGCTTCCGCGTCGATGTTTACGACGACAACAACGAAGCCTACCAGGTCGTGGCCGAGCTTCCCGGTGTCGCCAAGGAAGACGTCGATATCCAGCTCGAAAACGGCGTGCTCACGATCAGCGCCAAGCGCCACATCAAGCAGGATGACAAGGAGCAAACCGCGCAATACCGCCGTTCCTTGACCATTAATGACGACATCAACGCCGACAAGGTCACCGCAAAGCTCGAAGACGGCATCCTGACCGTTTCCCTGCCCAAGGCCGAAGCCCGCAAGCCCAAGGCGATCACCGTCAGCTAA
- a CDS encoding Hsp20/alpha crystallin family protein → MSDTQVAEKSTQTPAPAKRVNYLRPHYEVASNADAYTVTVYVPGAAKEGVKITVDQDTLAIEASRRPTANDKWRARHREIPTADYRLRLDLNVPVDAEKITAKTADGVLTLTLPVAEAAKPRQIAVN, encoded by the coding sequence ATGAGCGACACTCAAGTAGCCGAAAAATCCACCCAAACACCGGCCCCCGCCAAGCGCGTCAACTACCTGCGCCCGCACTACGAAGTGGCCAGCAATGCCGACGCCTACACCGTCACGGTTTACGTTCCGGGTGCGGCCAAGGAAGGGGTGAAAATTACCGTCGATCAGGACACCCTCGCCATTGAGGCCTCGCGCCGGCCCACCGCCAACGACAAATGGCGTGCCCGCCACCGCGAGATCCCGACCGCTGATTACCGGCTCCGCCTCGACCTCAATGTGCCGGTGGACGCCGAAAAAATCACGGCCAAAACCGCCGACGGCGTGCTCACCCTCACCTTGCCAGTGGCCGAGGCGGCCAAGCCGCGCCAGATCGCGGTTAACTAA
- a CDS encoding J domain-containing protein has translation MEFKDYYQTLGVPKGATADEIKKAFRGLARQHHPDKAKPEDRPAAETKFKEISEAYDVLGDAEKRQKYDQLGANWDQYGSGGRAGGYPGGGFRRAGGMGPGGYEEFHFGGTGFSDFFEQFFGGAGRGGDPFGGAGNPFGGAGGYQRAPARGQDVEAEIMVPLHEAYAGAERTVRLERVNQQTGERKENSYKVKIPAGVKDGQRIRLGGQGETGGAATAGDLYLIVRLAAHPDYEVTGKDLIYTLELPAWDAALGAAKEIPLPNGKRVRINVPSGAKTGTRVRLRGLGLPGKTAKGDLFVEYVITAPAPATDTERELWEKLRDGA, from the coding sequence ATGGAGTTTAAAGATTACTACCAGACCCTCGGCGTCCCCAAAGGCGCCACGGCCGACGAAATTAAGAAAGCTTTCCGCGGCTTGGCCCGCCAACACCACCCGGACAAAGCCAAGCCGGAGGATCGCCCCGCCGCCGAAACCAAATTTAAGGAAATCAGCGAGGCCTACGATGTCCTCGGCGACGCCGAAAAGCGCCAAAAATACGACCAGCTCGGTGCCAACTGGGACCAATACGGTTCCGGCGGCCGCGCAGGCGGCTACCCCGGCGGCGGCTTCCGTCGCGCAGGTGGCATGGGCCCTGGCGGCTACGAGGAATTCCACTTCGGCGGCACCGGCTTCAGCGACTTCTTCGAACAATTCTTCGGCGGCGCTGGCCGGGGCGGCGATCCCTTTGGCGGTGCCGGAAATCCCTTCGGTGGGGCCGGCGGCTACCAGCGCGCACCCGCCCGCGGGCAGGATGTGGAGGCCGAGATCATGGTCCCGCTCCACGAGGCCTACGCCGGTGCCGAGCGCACCGTTCGCCTCGAGCGCGTCAACCAGCAGACCGGCGAGCGCAAGGAAAACAGCTACAAGGTTAAAATCCCCGCAGGCGTCAAAGACGGCCAACGCATCCGCCTCGGCGGCCAGGGCGAGACCGGCGGCGCTGCGACCGCAGGCGACCTCTACCTGATCGTCCGCCTCGCCGCGCATCCGGACTACGAGGTCACCGGCAAAGACTTGATTTACACGCTGGAGCTCCCCGCTTGGGACGCCGCTCTCGGCGCCGCGAAGGAAATTCCGCTCCCCAACGGCAAACGCGTCCGCATCAACGTACCTTCAGGGGCCAAGACCGGCACGCGAGTCCGCCTGCGCGGCCTCGGTCTCCCCGGCAAAACGGCCAAGGGCGACCTCTTCGTCGAATACGTCATCACTGCCCCAGCCCCGGCCACCGACACCGAGCGCGAACTCTGGGAAAAGCTCCGGGACGGCGCGTAA
- a CDS encoding FdhF/YdeP family oxidoreductase: MPSDSNQRCPETLEHLTKSDPAQTAGGVKAVANSLKHIQREAGLVHGAKALLKLNQKDGFDCPSCAWPDPDGHRASAEFCENGAKAIASETTRKRITPDFFRAHSVEALAAQTDHWHELQGRLTEPMHLPAGASHYEPISWQAAFDLIGRELNALPTPDDAIFYTSGRASNEAAFLYQLFARHFGTNNLPDCSNMCHESSGVALGSTIGIGKGTVKLEDFYEADVVLIFGQNPGTNHPRMLSALQQCVRNGGKVVAVNPLKEAGLLGFSHPQEVKGMLGARTPLASHYLQVKPAGDHALLLALAKSLVGQGAVAADFIEKSTTGFAAYREQLAALDWPTLEAQSGIERAQIEAVATLLASTEKIITCWAMGLTQHKRAVATIQEIVNLHLLRGALGKPHAGLCPVRGHSNVQGDRTMGIFEKMPDSFLDRIEQVFGFAPPRKHGHDTVDAIRAMHAEPGKVFIGLGGNFLSATPDTDFTAQALRNCRLTVHVSTKLNRSHLVTGQQALILPCLGRSELDAPRGQPQFLTVENSMGVVHASRGKFPPASAHLMSEPAIVAGIAQATLGERTQLPWAEWAEDYAQLRDVIEKTIPGFNRYNERAAQPGGFYLPNHAREGDFSKLGGHVPFSLNRLESQPLEPGQYLLMTIRSHDQFNTTVYGMDDRYRGIAGERRILLMNPDDMAAAGLQPEQPVDITSHHRGQTRTARLFLAIPYDMPRACVAAYFPEANLLVPIDSTAEKSNTPTSKGVVVTVAAAQQGQPAGII; encoded by the coding sequence ATGCCCTCGGATTCCAACCAACGCTGCCCGGAAACACTCGAGCACCTCACGAAATCAGACCCCGCCCAGACGGCCGGAGGGGTCAAAGCCGTGGCCAATTCCCTCAAGCACATTCAGCGGGAGGCCGGTCTCGTGCATGGGGCCAAGGCGCTGCTGAAGTTAAACCAAAAAGACGGTTTCGACTGCCCGTCCTGCGCGTGGCCAGACCCCGACGGCCACCGCGCATCGGCCGAGTTCTGCGAAAACGGGGCCAAGGCCATCGCCTCGGAGACCACCCGCAAGCGGATAACGCCCGACTTCTTTCGCGCGCACTCCGTCGAGGCGCTTGCCGCCCAGACCGACCACTGGCACGAGCTCCAGGGGCGGCTGACGGAGCCCATGCACTTGCCCGCAGGCGCCAGCCACTACGAGCCAATCTCGTGGCAGGCGGCCTTCGACCTGATTGGGCGCGAGCTAAATGCGCTGCCCACGCCGGACGACGCCATCTTCTACACCTCGGGCCGCGCCAGCAACGAAGCAGCGTTCCTCTACCAGCTTTTCGCGCGGCACTTCGGCACCAACAACCTGCCCGACTGCTCCAACATGTGCCACGAGTCCAGCGGCGTGGCGCTCGGCTCGACGATTGGCATTGGCAAGGGCACCGTAAAGCTCGAGGACTTCTACGAGGCCGACGTCGTCCTGATTTTCGGGCAAAACCCCGGCACCAACCACCCGCGCATGCTCTCCGCACTGCAGCAATGCGTGCGCAACGGCGGCAAAGTGGTGGCCGTCAACCCGCTCAAGGAGGCCGGGCTGCTCGGATTTTCGCACCCGCAGGAGGTCAAGGGGATGCTGGGCGCGCGCACGCCGCTCGCCTCGCACTACCTGCAGGTCAAGCCCGCCGGCGACCACGCGCTGCTGCTCGCCCTGGCGAAATCACTGGTCGGGCAGGGGGCCGTGGCAGCGGACTTTATTGAAAAATCGACCACCGGCTTCGCCGCCTACCGCGAGCAGCTGGCCGCACTGGACTGGCCCACGCTGGAGGCGCAGAGCGGCATCGAGCGAGCGCAGATCGAGGCGGTCGCCACGCTGTTGGCCAGCACGGAAAAGATCATCACTTGCTGGGCAATGGGGCTCACGCAGCACAAGCGGGCCGTCGCGACGATCCAGGAGATCGTCAACCTGCATTTGCTGCGCGGCGCTCTGGGCAAACCCCACGCCGGGCTGTGCCCGGTGCGCGGCCACAGCAATGTGCAGGGCGACCGCACGATGGGCATCTTCGAGAAAATGCCCGACAGCTTCCTCGACCGGATCGAGCAGGTTTTCGGGTTCGCGCCGCCGCGCAAACACGGGCATGACACCGTCGACGCGATCCGCGCCATGCACGCCGAGCCGGGCAAGGTCTTTATTGGCCTGGGTGGCAACTTCCTCTCGGCCACGCCGGACACGGACTTCACGGCGCAGGCGCTGCGCAACTGCCGGCTAACGGTCCACGTCTCGACCAAGCTTAACCGCTCGCACCTCGTAACGGGCCAGCAGGCGCTAATCCTGCCCTGCCTCGGCCGCTCCGAGCTCGATGCGCCGCGTGGGCAGCCGCAGTTTTTAACCGTGGAGAACTCCATGGGCGTCGTGCACGCCTCGCGCGGGAAATTTCCGCCCGCCTCCGCGCATTTAATGAGCGAGCCCGCGATCGTGGCTGGCATCGCGCAGGCCACGCTGGGCGAGCGCACGCAATTACCCTGGGCCGAGTGGGCCGAGGACTACGCCCAACTGCGCGACGTAATCGAAAAGACGATTCCAGGCTTCAACCGCTACAACGAACGCGCGGCTCAGCCGGGGGGATTCTACCTGCCCAACCACGCGCGCGAGGGCGACTTTTCCAAGCTCGGCGGCCACGTGCCGTTCTCGCTCAACCGCCTGGAATCGCAGCCCCTCGAGCCGGGCCAATACCTGCTGATGACGATCCGCAGCCACGACCAGTTTAACACCACGGTCTACGGCATGGACGACCGCTACCGGGGCATCGCCGGCGAGCGCCGCATCCTCCTGATGAACCCCGACGACATGGCGGCAGCGGGCCTCCAGCCGGAGCAACCGGTCGACATCACCAGCCACCACCGCGGCCAAACGCGCACGGCGCGCCTCTTCCTGGCGATTCCCTACGACATGCCGCGCGCCTGCGTCGCCGCCTACTTCCCGGAGGCCAATCTCCTGGTCCCCATCGACAGCACCGCGGAAAAAAGCAACACCCCCACGTCCAAAGGCGTCGTAGTGACGGTGGCGGCGGCGCAACAGGGGCAGCCAGCAGGCATTATTTAA
- a CDS encoding formate dehydrogenase accessory sulfurtransferase FdhD — translation MNSDPALASDSLVPATRRCRIVSVTGRETTAREDNVIAEEPLAIRFTTPAQITTRDWMVAMWTPGNGEAFLAGLLFAEGVIQTPAELLAIRWDSPNAVTISLRELPDLAMRHTSNAACGACGKNDLRALGLADITPLPEHFTRFPVDPRLLPATFNARLPQFAQTGGNHAAALVAPTGDIHPPMEDVGRHNAVDKAIGAALLQGDLPAGHALLVSSRLGFEIVQKAARARIGLVLAMGAASSLAVELADRTNITLVGFLSAERYNIYTHPQRLTPASS, via the coding sequence ATGAACTCTGACCCCGCGCTTGCTTCCGACTCCCTCGTGCCAGCGACCCGGCGCTGCCGCATCGTGAGCGTGACGGGCCGCGAGACCACCGCGCGGGAAGACAACGTCATTGCGGAGGAGCCCCTCGCGATCCGGTTCACCACCCCGGCGCAAATCACCACCCGCGACTGGATGGTGGCCATGTGGACGCCTGGCAACGGCGAGGCATTCCTGGCCGGGCTGCTCTTTGCCGAGGGCGTGATCCAGACGCCCGCCGAGCTGCTGGCCATCCGCTGGGATTCGCCCAACGCCGTCACGATTTCCCTCCGCGAACTGCCGGATCTGGCCATGCGCCACACGAGTAACGCCGCCTGCGGAGCGTGTGGAAAAAACGACCTGCGCGCTTTGGGGCTGGCCGACATCACGCCGCTGCCGGAGCACTTTACCAGATTCCCCGTGGACCCGCGTTTGCTGCCCGCCACGTTCAATGCGCGTCTCCCTCAGTTCGCCCAAACCGGTGGCAACCACGCCGCCGCCCTCGTCGCGCCGACGGGAGACATCCACCCGCCGATGGAAGACGTCGGCCGCCACAACGCGGTGGACAAAGCCATCGGCGCAGCGCTGCTCCAAGGTGATCTGCCAGCCGGCCACGCGCTTTTAGTCAGCAGCCGCTTGGGCTTCGAGATCGTGCAGAAGGCCGCGCGCGCCCGTATCGGGCTCGTGTTGGCGATGGGCGCGGCCTCCAGCCTGGCCGTCGAGCTCGCGGACCGGACGAACATCACCTTGGTCGGCTTCCTCAGCGCCGAGCGCTACAACATCTACACCCACCCGCAACGCCTCACGCCTGCATCGTCTTAA
- the priA gene encoding replication restart helicase PriA has product MLIEVLPLTGLDRSLAYAVPEAMQSQVHVGSLVRVPLLNRTELGVVKQLGSQEDVPAKKIKFILEVLYPTPVLDGQLIQLGQWMQRYYAATAETVFETMIPGAVRQQTAPKMRSLLEVGQLLPDEEMAKLEKRAPKQAELYRFLQQQIKPLPKGMVLQRLKVNAASCQTLVKKGLVREFAEREERVVYADDLAGAETVAAHEVTLNEEQQAAADDFRASLATQKFRPHLLHGVTGSGKTEVYLDAMRAVMEQGGGCIFLVPEVALTPQTVGRLRSRLERDGAKIVVWHSHLSAGERFDAWFALAKGEAQVVVGARSAIFAPVRNLRLVVVDEEHEPAYKQGETPRYHGRDVAVYRAMLAGATCILGSATPSLETLYNVQQKRYQLNRLNKRVDDRSLPTVHIIDMRREKLRADGMQGISQTLAEKLVDRFEKKEQSILFLNRRGYSNSVLCPDCGFTPECPHCAVTLTYHKTDDRIKCHICGYFERLPPRCPKCSSVEIRKRGSGTQRIEEAVQRIVPRAKIVRMDTDTMTKKNLFRHILSDFRAGKIDILVGTQMIAKGLDFPNVTLVGMVDADISLHVPDFRAGERCFQLLVQVSGRAGRGDLAGEVIVQTYMPHHEPIQFARRGDFDGYLEVELEQRREFHYPPFRHIVRHLFRGRNPDKVVFYAEKWADLLEEKLEHPVEIRGPAPAPLEKMKDTYRYHIWYFLGNVSKILPDILKLRKEFPMDEDVIDVFDVDPVDMM; this is encoded by the coding sequence ATGCTCATCGAAGTCCTGCCCTTGACCGGCCTTGACCGCAGCCTTGCCTATGCGGTCCCTGAGGCGATGCAGTCGCAGGTGCATGTGGGTTCGCTGGTGCGGGTGCCACTGCTGAATCGCACGGAGCTGGGCGTTGTCAAGCAGCTCGGCTCGCAGGAGGATGTTCCCGCCAAGAAGATCAAGTTTATCCTCGAAGTGCTGTATCCCACACCGGTGCTTGATGGCCAGTTGATCCAGCTCGGCCAATGGATGCAGCGCTACTACGCAGCGACGGCGGAGACCGTCTTCGAGACCATGATCCCCGGTGCCGTGCGTCAGCAGACTGCGCCCAAAATGCGTTCATTGCTGGAGGTCGGGCAGCTCCTGCCGGACGAGGAAATGGCCAAGCTCGAAAAGCGCGCACCCAAGCAGGCAGAGCTATACCGGTTCCTGCAACAGCAGATCAAACCGCTGCCGAAGGGAATGGTGTTGCAGCGGCTTAAGGTCAACGCCGCCAGTTGTCAGACTCTGGTCAAAAAGGGGCTGGTCCGTGAGTTCGCCGAGCGCGAAGAGCGCGTGGTTTATGCAGACGATTTGGCCGGTGCGGAAACCGTGGCTGCGCACGAGGTCACGCTCAATGAAGAGCAACAGGCGGCGGCGGACGACTTTCGCGCCAGCCTGGCTACACAGAAGTTTCGCCCGCACTTGCTCCACGGGGTGACTGGCTCCGGCAAGACCGAGGTCTACCTCGACGCCATGCGCGCGGTGATGGAGCAGGGCGGGGGCTGCATTTTTCTGGTGCCCGAAGTCGCGCTGACTCCGCAGACCGTTGGCCGCCTGCGTTCGCGGTTGGAGCGCGACGGCGCAAAGATCGTCGTCTGGCACAGTCACCTCTCGGCGGGTGAGCGCTTTGACGCCTGGTTTGCGCTGGCCAAGGGTGAGGCACAGGTGGTGGTCGGCGCGCGCTCGGCGATCTTTGCCCCGGTGCGCAATCTGCGCCTGGTCGTGGTCGACGAGGAGCACGAGCCCGCCTACAAGCAGGGGGAGACGCCGCGCTACCACGGCCGCGATGTCGCGGTCTACCGTGCGATGCTCGCTGGCGCGACGTGCATCCTTGGCTCGGCAACGCCCTCACTGGAGACGCTCTACAACGTCCAGCAAAAGCGCTACCAGCTCAACCGACTCAATAAGCGCGTGGACGACCGTTCGCTGCCGACGGTCCACATCATCGACATGCGCCGCGAAAAGCTCCGCGCCGACGGCATGCAGGGCATCTCGCAAACTTTGGCCGAGAAGCTCGTGGACCGCTTTGAGAAAAAGGAGCAATCGATCCTTTTCCTCAACCGCCGCGGCTACTCCAATTCTGTGCTATGCCCCGACTGCGGGTTCACGCCGGAGTGCCCGCATTGCGCCGTCACGCTCACTTACCACAAGACGGACGACCGCATTAAGTGCCACATCTGCGGCTACTTCGAGCGCCTCCCGCCGCGCTGCCCGAAGTGCTCCTCGGTGGAAATTCGCAAGCGCGGCTCCGGCACGCAGCGCATTGAAGAGGCCGTGCAGCGCATCGTGCCGCGCGCAAAAATCGTCCGCATGGACACGGACACGATGACGAAGAAAAACCTCTTCCGCCACATCTTGAGCGACTTCCGGGCGGGCAAAATCGACATCCTCGTCGGCACGCAAATGATCGCCAAGGGGCTGGACTTCCCCAATGTCACGCTCGTGGGCATGGTCGATGCCGACATCTCGCTGCACGTGCCGGACTTCCGCGCCGGCGAGCGTTGTTTCCAGCTGCTGGTGCAGGTATCGGGCCGCGCGGGGCGGGGTGACCTGGCTGGCGAGGTGATCGTGCAGACTTACATGCCGCACCACGAGCCGATTCAGTTTGCGCGGCGTGGCGATTTCGACGGCTACCTGGAGGTCGAGCTGGAGCAGCGGCGCGAGTTTCATTACCCGCCGTTTCGCCATATTGTGCGGCACCTTTTCCGCGGGCGCAACCCGGACAAAGTCGTATTCTACGCCGAGAAGTGGGCCGACTTGCTGGAGGAAAAGCTCGAGCACCCCGTCGAAATCCGGGGTCCGGCCCCCGCGCCGCTGGAAAAGATGAAAGACACCTACCGCTACCACATCTGGTATTTTCTCGGCAACGTCAGCAAGATACTCCCCGACATCCTCAAGCTGCGCAAAGAGTTTCCGATGGACGAAGACGTTATCGACGTGTTCGACGTGGACCCCGTCGACATGATGTAG
- a CDS encoding DUF7507 domain-containing protein — MKRTKSLLKTVMVPGLALAALLSGCGTTAGDKPAPQPQTAAPAKAAPAPNYQRTSGDGYVVYEDHLVKVTKRYGSGSTVGQTYTYDIDVLAKQPVTNVEIDEFLPSSVKFKDATPKASMNQFGMPSWDLEAIEGGKTETIKVMVVPSTTGTFDVCSVIKADPLLCLPLFVGQPELSITKTGPALIELGESATWNIAVKNTGNAAADMTTIKDAMPAEFTPAGALTKNAGTLMPGDTATFQVTGKSTKVGKFTNVATANFAGGDEVTASAPIEVVSSAVSITKTGPAEQYIFVPADYTITVTNDGNTTLTDLLVSDKLPAGAVIHGQVEKSGEVYDVDTGKTVFIKPTHDPTRNVYGYWRPGSTNPQADDHADLVTWKIASLAPGASQSFKLTYTSAKPGTLTNVADVKTSRGLSDSASAKTVWKAVPGVHTTIADSIDPIQIGQQTVYTIKALNQSPYEGITVTSQVITFPANLKINSVSAGGTVSGQTVTFGAVDLAPGKEVTRTITATGAQGGTVTIPMETMTNFRTVPIVDQESTTIY; from the coding sequence ATGAAGCGCACTAAGTCCCTCCTAAAAACCGTTATGGTTCCGGGTCTTGCTCTTGCGGCTCTGCTTTCCGGTTGTGGCACCACAGCCGGTGATAAGCCAGCGCCACAACCGCAGACTGCGGCTCCTGCTAAAGCAGCACCAGCACCGAATTACCAACGTACTTCCGGTGATGGCTATGTGGTCTACGAAGACCATCTGGTTAAGGTCACCAAACGCTATGGCTCCGGCTCCACAGTCGGTCAGACATACACGTACGACATCGATGTCCTGGCGAAGCAGCCGGTCACCAATGTTGAAATTGACGAGTTCCTCCCGAGCTCCGTTAAGTTCAAGGACGCCACTCCGAAGGCATCCATGAATCAGTTCGGCATGCCGAGCTGGGATCTGGAAGCAATCGAAGGCGGCAAGACCGAAACGATCAAGGTTATGGTTGTGCCCAGCACCACCGGCACTTTCGACGTTTGCTCCGTCATCAAGGCTGACCCACTGCTCTGCCTTCCGCTCTTCGTCGGCCAGCCTGAGCTGTCCATCACCAAGACCGGTCCGGCCCTCATTGAGCTCGGTGAATCCGCTACCTGGAATATCGCTGTTAAGAACACCGGTAACGCCGCTGCGGACATGACCACCATCAAGGATGCAATGCCTGCTGAGTTTACTCCGGCTGGCGCTCTTACCAAGAATGCTGGCACGCTGATGCCGGGTGACACCGCGACCTTCCAGGTCACCGGTAAGTCCACCAAGGTTGGTAAGTTCACCAACGTTGCTACCGCCAACTTCGCTGGCGGCGACGAAGTCACTGCTTCCGCTCCGATTGAAGTTGTCAGCTCCGCAGTTTCCATCACCAAGACTGGCCCTGCTGAACAATACATCTTTGTTCCGGCTGACTACACGATCACCGTCACCAACGATGGTAACACCACCCTCACGGACCTCCTCGTCAGTGACAAGCTCCCAGCCGGTGCCGTTATCCACGGTCAGGTTGAAAAGAGCGGTGAAGTTTACGACGTAGACACCGGTAAGACCGTGTTCATCAAGCCGACCCACGACCCGACACGCAACGTTTACGGTTACTGGCGCCCAGGCAGCACCAACCCGCAAGCCGACGACCATGCTGACCTCGTCACTTGGAAGATCGCTTCCCTTGCTCCCGGTGCTTCTCAGAGCTTCAAGCTCACCTACACCTCGGCTAAGCCAGGCACCCTCACCAACGTTGCTGACGTCAAGACCAGCCGCGGTCTGAGTGACAGCGCTTCGGCCAAGACCGTTTGGAAGGCAGTTCCAGGTGTTCACACTACGATTGCTGACTCCATTGACCCGATCCAAATCGGCCAGCAAACGGTTTACACCATCAAGGCTCTCAACCAGTCCCCGTATGAAGGCATCACGGTCACCTCTCAGGTCATCACCTTCCCGGCTAACCTGAAGATCAACAGCGTCAGCGCTGGTGGCACGGTTTCCGGCCAGACGGTTACCTTCGGTGCAGTTGACCTTGCTCCGGGTAAGGAAGTTACCCGCACGATCACCGCTACCGGTGCTCAAGGCGGCACGGTTACCATCCCGATGGAAACCATGACCAACTTCCGCACGGTGCCGATCGTCGACCAGGAATCCACCACGATTTACTAA